The Caenorhabditis elegans chromosome I genome includes the window ACATAATGATGAGAATATGAGTAGTAGTTTTGACAGACTTGAACGGGCGGTCCCCCCGAACATAAACATGACATCTTAAACAAATGTGTAATACAATTAAACATGGAAAATGTATATTATGTACACATTCAATAGGAAACAACTAATTATAAGACGGAAGAGTTGGAAAACGAAAGAAATTATgcttttggcactttttgaaGGAAGAAAGTTGcgtattttaataaaattgacaTAATTGTCTGATACTTTCCATACTTATCCGTACATAATAGTAACACCTCGATTTTGATAAGTTTGGAAAACTATCAAATTCATTTCTCcaactttgaaaaagtcttcgaaaatcggaaaatcgcgCAATGGCTTCATCTGAAAAGGAACCGAAAAGAAACGTGGAATAATTCATAGTAGGTCTAGATTTTTCACGAGTTGTTCTTCGTTTTTGAGGTTCcttgtttggttttttgagtgaatttcAAGTTAGTGTAAAAAGAGAAGCCAAAGACAAAAAGATTAACCTTTTTCGCATATTTTCTAGAGGAAATACAGTTAGAGACAGTAGTTAGGATGCTGCCGAGCCCTCCTTACAAAAAACTAAgtgtataaaaaattaactagtTTCAAAGAAATACTGTACATTTTAACTGGTTTCCTCGGAAATTTATCGCATCTTCTCGAATTTCTAGCAACTTTTTACAGATGcagaaatgtttcaataattgGGGCTAGTGCAATcagtttttggtaaaataGACTAAATCAACaactaaaacatttgaatCAAACGAAGTGATCAGACAAACTTCCAATCAGTTCACCTTTAGAGTTCTTTTAACAACACTatactttgaattttctcaattgaaactccttttatcagtgaaaaaaattatctgatgaaattttcaaatttaggtGTCGCCTTGTTTTTTGAACAGggcaaatttatatttctagaaaaaacaaattagacGCAAAGTATTTGATGTTTTCTTGAATTAGACAATGATGGTTTTTGtatctttaaatttaaaagcaTAGGAAATATTGTACTCATGTACTCATAAATACCTTCATGTTAACAAGTTTGTTTAGCAGAATAATGGTCAAAGGTCAAACATCttgttttcaatgtttatcGATTATTTCTATCTTGTGTCCCATGCCTCTTTCTATTGCCTCATATATTATAATCTTTAATTCAATTTATGAAACACTTCATGAATTCACAACTGTATGAAAATGCGTTTTCCAGTTCTCATTCTTCTTTCCATGATTTTGTCATCTGTTTCGACAAGTAAATGGGATGCTTCCACAGTGGCTAGTCACTTTTTGAGTGAATTCGAGAAGGCTCTAAATTCGAAGGACGCTTTCAAAATTCTTGCTCACTTTTCTCCACAGAAGGGTTAGTTCACttttgagtttatttttttgtactaACAACAAGTTTTCAAGCCTATAGCTAAATAtggagctgaaaaatttctatgaaaactcgagtgtaatatattttttgctatAGGTAACAACGACATCAGTACACGTAAATTAATCAAGGAACTTTCCAATTGGCATGGTTCTTTTAATAATGCACGATTCACAAGAAAGACTGGTGGAGACGTTGAAGTTTCAGTGGTTTTCAGCAATCCCCAAGTTCAACGCAGGctcaaaaaaacagaatttgtGCTTGAATCAAATGTAGGTTGTCTATATGACTCAATTTATATAATCAatttaatataaatataatctacatgaatcaatttttcagggtgTTATGAGCTACAGTGGATGGACTATTAAAAGCATGACAAACATAATTACCGTCCGCACACCATAATGTGTAAAATTGTAattcaataaactttaaaaataatttgcctCGAATTAATAATAATCTAGTCATATCTAATTTATCaatctgtttttttaatacagtAAGCACAAGTgtgtaattcaaaattcaaaaagtttatccGCCGTTGAGAGGGTTTTgttatttaaaatatgaaaaattggtttgaaGCCAACCGCAAATGACCTTGCTGGTCAACTGGTCATATGGTTGCAGACAAAGAAACCTGATTTCATTTTgagatgattttttgaatctttgcTGTGTGTTCATAACTCTTGCAAAAGAACTCAAAGACTTTATTGTTACACAATTTCAAAGTGATTGTACATATCTGGattcatacaaaaaatttacatttcgtCGCAGCGACTTCTTTTTTAAACAGTGGTACAAGATATGAATAATTTCAGTAAAGAGCCCAATCAGCATCTTCCTTGTCcgtcttcttctccttcattTTTTCGGCGACTTGCTCATCACTTGTTGGCCAGACGACGGCTTTTACAGTGTCCACGACTACTTTTTTGACGATTGAGTCTGTGGTTGCGAAGTATGCACAGGCTCCAACGGCAGCAATTGTGTAGAGCATTTTAAGATGGAAGTgttggctgaaatttaaatttgaagtaatttttcagataagaGAGATATTTAGAGAATAGCGAGTATGCGagtataacttttaaaaattaattaattcccGGAAGATTCTAGAAATActtgactgaaaatgttataTATTATTCTTATTAcacttttaaatgaaataaaaaatgttaaacaaaAGCTAGTaaacaaaaatcgatcaaAAAGACCAGTAAACACGAGACACATGAAATGAACAAGAAGTGCTGGGGGAATGAATGGAAAAAGATATTGAGAATGAAGAGGGAGGAaaagaaatatagaaaaacaaGAGATTATAGCATACTGCAGAGACGCAGATTAAGAACGCTGGGTGAACAGGTGAGAGCTGTGAGTTCACTTGGGTCGATTATTGTCTTGTGTATGTAGGGAGTATAAAGAAAGGTTTAGAGAAACAATGCCATTTAAAGAATGGAATAGATCCATCTGTCAACTTATTTTTGTTTGGTTGTAGGAATTGCTACtgtagttaaaaaaatattgtctgaataaaacacatttttgaatgtacATTGTcatatttcccaaaaattgtatttttcaagaaatctggAGGATTTTTGCATGTTTGAATCCCTATAATGTTCAAAtatatattatcaaaaaaaatgttttctaaaagttGAAGAGGCTAAACCCCCATTCATCTTTTCCCAACTCAAAACCATCTCAAATTATCCAAACAATCAAGCAACGATATtcatacaaaatttgaaattctcacaACATTGCGAAACAtaataagaagaaaaacacAATTGATATATTCttccaataaaataattctatAATCTGCTTCTATTTTCTATTGGTTTTAATGGTGCATTAACAATGAAAAGACGAGTCCAATCAGGCATTGGTGGTGGACTTCcaagttttcttttgaaaaagttaattgtATTTGCCCATGTTCTTTCCTGTGATTTTGCATGAAGCACTATTTCTCCACCGTATCCACAATAGAATCCTTGAAATTTGGCATATACAATATCGTGATGTGGGAAGTAAGGAGGTTCCATGATATGACCGCCATTTACTAAttccaactgaaaattgacattttagaagttgaaattgattctgaaagaatttcaattttagaaaacagcAGATATACCTCAACGTAGTGTCCAGTTTCTTGCAATTTCTTTTGAATATGCAAATTGGAGTGAATTGACGGAGCACATAGATCATCGACGGAgccctgaaaaattatttgatttcactgttttttggctttttaatgctaattcaaaatattttaaatgaatcTTACAATAAGCCTGAACGCGGTTTCCTTCGGAATCCAATGCCATGGAATTGAATTCTCTTCTGTCAAAATTGGAGTCAATGTCTTGAAGCATGGAGCTGTTACTAGAATTGTATTCAAGAAATACAACTTTGAATCGTCAAGTCTGCAATAGAAATCAAtaaatgaaagtttcaaaatcttgAAGCCTACTCTGGAACAATCATTTGTTTTCCGTGCTCTTTGAGCAATGAATAACTGCATTGAGCATGTGGACCGTTAATAGAGACTACTgctttgatctgaaattttttttaaaatttatctgTAGTGAATTCTTTAAGGGTTACAAGAAAACCATCGcagcaaaacttttcaaaaaaaaattatcttaaatGTTTTCACTTTCAGACCAAAAATGGGACCTAATCAGTTTTCGcaactcataattttttcgtgaattttcttaaaattaacagctttccaaaactttgagggAAACTTTTCATAaccttattttttgaaaaacaaactttgaaagtttGTTTGAGAATGCAACTTTCGGGAGCAACCCGAGAAAAACTTGGCGATGACATCGCAACcatgtcgtttttttttcagaaacaggAACAAAAATTGGCCCCAAGTTCCGAGAAATGAGGCAAGCATTTCACActccaaaataatatttatgaaaTTGATCTATAATACTAACTTGTGGATATCTAGTAGATAATAGATCAACAATTGTTGCACCAAATGAAACTCCTTGAATTCCGAGCATATTAGTGGTGTACGACAGGCCAAGTACAAATTCGATGGgcttctggaattttgaaatgtagtGATAACctgaatattagaaaaaataaaataccaaaaaatattcaacgtCGACATCTTCCAGTTTGTACGGAAGATCTTTGAACTGGAAGAAAGCAACGCAGATCACAACAAAGCCCTCTGAAGCAAGCATTGCACCCTGAAAAGagataattttgataattttttcagggttttcaatttttaaaataaaaatacctTATGCTCATGAAGACCTCCTCCGGTTCCAGATATATCCATAACACATGGGAATGGTCCATCACCAGGTGGTTTGAACAATGTTCCACAGAATCCGTCATACTCAATTTCAGTACGAGTAAGTAGTGGATGCATCCAATGTTTCTTTATGTACATTTCATCGAGCTTTGTTCCACTGTCATCGGATAATCTGGAATTATAATCATTTTATTGACAGTATTCTTTGATTGATAGGACTTAGAACTTTCAGATTAAAAACaacgttttttcaaattctttttaaCTGTCAGTCAAGTTCGTTTGGAATTTCATCACAAATTAGAATGTAGCTTACTGTAAAAGATAGAAGAAAGGAATTGGTGGAGTACAACGAAGATATCCTCCATATGCAAAATCCTCACTTGGAGTCATCGAAAGGAATAATCCCATTCCATCggcttctgaaaattcacttttttattaaatatggGGTTTCTTTATTGAGGAAATTGTTCAGAACCACAACCAACATaatgtagaattttttaaaagttttgaaacttttaatcaaaaagaaacagtTACTTGTTCAGCGTTCATTGTTTACGATTTTGAACTTGAccaaataacattttttctacgagttttattttttacctataacttaatttttcttattcgaATAATTTCCTGAAAcgttcacaaaaaaatctcattttttaaaagaaaatttggcaTCTGGCCCAACTTTTgagtgaaaatatttaaaattagaaaaatgttcaaaacttttagTTGTCACAATTgcgaaaatattcatttaaaaatcccACTGACGATACTCGGTTTTCAGgcctttttctcaattctctaaatatttttgatactttGAACTCAAGttcttttcgtctttttcattaaataaaagCTCAATTTAACAAATATGGCAACATTGTCCCGGTTTTTTATGATAAGAAATTGATTAATGACATTTTTGAGCGAcacgaaaaaagaagaaatatgGGAATGAAGATAAAGTGCGAAGTGCACTGAAATAGAGTATTGTAGGGTACGTGATGTTCTCGAAGTGTAGATGTtccacaatttgaaaaaccttAAAACTTTACCAATTTCTTTATAAAGTTCAAATTATATTAGTtgtttctgtattttttttctaaataatattttataagttttaaaaacacacTCGATATTTTAGGCTACTATGCTTCATGTTCTAGAGCCACTAATGcgaaaattttccataaaaccaaaaaaaattgataacaatTATCAGCAGCTGTTTTTATTTGCAacacactgaaaaaaaacagtcatttaattttaatgatccattgataagaaaagaacaaagaaaaaatggctataactgttttttaaacCTCACCGAAATAAGTTCCTCTCAGTGGCTTCTGTTCTTTAAGATCAATATTTCCATCCTTATCCGCTTTCATTACACAGTACGCAGCATGGGATCCGTAGTTGTGTCGGAGCCTtagttaattgaaaataagagTTATCATAGTAGAAATTAGCTTACTTCATATCAAAACGATAAGTTCTATCAGGTTGAAGTCCACTTGCTGTTATGTGAACATGTTCAGGTTGAAGAGTGTCTGGTTTATCAATATGTAGATGcttcatttttctggaaatttttttgaagaatttgctCAGCAGCCACATGGTCTCGGAAGTCAACATAGATAGGATATTTAAATTGGTTGATTTCTGGATTTTGCTAcctctaaaatttaaaaaagagtcTGCAAAAATCTACGATTGGAGCATTTTTTAGTGCCTCGAAAGtagtgaacaatttttttaaaagtcttcCTTCGAATGATATGGGttcattttataaattcattGTAAGGCTAGGGTGgtttttttataaacatttgTCACAGTTAtctaaaatgaaatttgcgaCACAACTGGAAAGCATTGATATACATCAGTATTtcttttggaaacttttaaaaaatgtaatctATAGACCTACaggtttcaagtttttaaagtcaaaGTACTAAAAATCAAAGTAGACTTCTaattgagaatttcatttaaaaaaaagacatgTAAACGCATAGAGAAAACCAAATGTTAGTGATAAGAAGTTAAAACCATGAGTGGGATTAACAAGCATcggaaactcaaaaaagtgtGGGGTTTGTCTCaattgtttcgaaaaatgaaataagcTCCTCCGACTCCCCACAGTCTTTCTTATCACTcatcactttttgaataaatcagCGGAACTGATAAAAAAGAGAGGCGGTTCAAACAGGAAATTGTATGATGTCGGAGGGAAAGGGTTTAGACTCCGGTTACTTCATTCAGAGCATGGACTTTGAATTTGGTACTCAGAGAGACAGATTGCAAAATATTACAGGACATTGTCTGATCTTTCTTGACTGGGAGAAATGAGCGCTATCAAATGtttactcaattttcattttttgagtgattATCTGCTTCTGATTGATACAGCcgcacaaatatttttaaatgagcGTGGCGACgcataattattattttactaaccaaaaaccaaaattaaaaaatgcacaattcaTTTTAAGTTGTATGTAATATGTCCAAACCGGTATTCcgatatattttcaaaatttcatacaGATACAATaaaacaatgttttaaaaaaacaatattaatCTTTTTTATATATCAGTCTTTAggtataatttaaaaaaaagatttctcagcttattttttgaaacacaagATGACGGCAAtcatctttgaaaattctacaaaactaTCTATTTCTCCATGGTTCTTTTTAAATCAACTTTCAATGTCATAATATAgaacaacatttttcttattttaaaatactaaTTAGTTGGAAATATTATAGAGATGTTTAAAAATAGCGACTGAATATCGGAAGCATACCTTTTGTACAATTTTCGGACAGTTCCTTTAACtgttcaataaaattaaaaactattttcagatcaatcaCCTTTTCCCACTATTCTGGcactaaaatttaatttcaaatattagaacTGCATAGCGCAATAAGACAATTTGATGAATTGCCAAAAGTGATGGTCGttcttgtaattttcaaaaaaagagtcGTCAGTTTCAACATTCAATCGGTAATtctattatttcaatttatccGATTTCTGGTCAGTCCCGTTTTCCAGACTCTTCCACAATGTTAAGTTGAAAATTCCATCCTTTTCAAACTTCagaactttttaataaaaaacagaCAATTggtttgaacaaaaatgttcaatttatttactttataaaaataattcacaATAGTAAAAATTAATGGTATCAAATTGTTTTACCGGTGACAATGGCCTTAAACTTTGAGATTCAAtggaaaatgagattttcGTGAAAAGGGAGAAGAGATCTATTAATTCAATAAAGCAATTATTAGTGTGAAAGTAGAGATCATTTAGGAAGAAAGAAATGATTATGTTTTACATAATGGTGCATTTAGATGGAATTCTTGGATTACAACAATTAAAACGATGAAGCTTTGAACACAATGAACTATTAGCATTTGGTGCTCCAGGAATTGGTGGAAGAAGATCAAGATCATCTGATAGAGAATCATCATTGTCTAGATCAAATGAATCACGAAGACGACATCGTTCTTTTGATTCAACCgttgaagaatctgaaaattgtaattttcttacaattagtgaaaatattcatttgttTGATCTTGCGGCTAATAAtccaattctcaaaaattcaaaaattatcctccgagaaaaagttttcgaagCACATTTTGAATAAACATCTTACTTTTACTGGATAGTCGAATATTTTGTCCTTTGTCATCTTCTTTCGGTGGAGTtttatcttcttcttcatcactATCCAAATTACATTCAACTAGtcgacttttttcttcttcttttgttattgttattctgaaaataataattgaatttcaaattatctctctagtttttaaactaatcaaactttttttggaacaaatatcaaaaaaacacGAAGTACACTTTTGATATACTTCTCATCAaactaaattttgtgaaaaatagtatctgtttgaaacttaaaaattgttgtttgtattccaaatgcaaaattttgccatttttaaacaaaaatacggTTTGAACACAACCGATTCTGGAGGATTGCGAGTCGTTAAAAGTACTTTAGGTATTTTTTAcacagttttcaacttttcttgatttttataaCTCACCGATTGGGTTTTAACTCATCCGTCTCCTCGTCAACATCCACGTCATCCAGCGTGAATACGTCCGACTCGTTGGCAAGAACACGTGGCATTCCTGATGACCTGATTTGATATTTAGCGTATCCACGAGTCGACGACGTGCTTGGCACGTTCATTTGACGAGAAGAGGTCTGAAAGATTTGCTGGGTTTTTGGTCAGAAATATAATGaaacaaaatgagaaattatTAGAACGGAAAAGAAACCGTTAAACTTGTGATCAAATTAGGAATAACAAGTATATCGAAgagcaaacatttttatagaaatttgaaaatcaaaactgtgcgaaaatctcataagcaaaatcaaatattttggaattatttagGCATTGTGAAATGTTTCTTGAGTGGTTGCCAATCCTTGTAGTAGTCTTTATCCACATTTTGGTAAACTGCCCAGTTGGTTATGGCCATGTTCAAAGAACTTTCAAACATGAAAGACTGCAAAAAGATATTGTAGAACTTGAAGCGGGTTAttccttttttaaatacaaatctTACCATAGTTCCTTCAGCAACTCTTTGTGGTTTAAGGTCAGCATTTGATgccatttcaaaacaattaaaatcagGTCCATGTGGAGTCATCATTGAATGAAGGGAACCACCACCTGGCTTGAATCCTCCTTCTTTTGCTTCATAGCATCCAGTGATTAATCCCATATACTCAGACATACAGTTTCCTGAATtttgatctttcaaaaaaaggatTGAAACTAGAACTTACTGTGATAATATGGTGGCCTGAAAGTGTTATCGGCACAACCCCATCTTGgtggaaaaatcacaaaatcaGCAATAGCGGTACCATGCTTGACAGATGGAGCTGTGAGAACAGTAAAAATCGATGGATCCTGAAATTGAACAGTGGAGATATAGTAAAAAATACATTCAAATTGAGGCaacatttttatagaattttaaatcgtgataataaaacttttggcAGTTTGATATCATGAATattttcttactattagttGTGTCGTCTACTCCacattcaattaaaaacaattttgattaaacctttttcaaaatcagcattttaattaataaactTACACAATGATCGAATGAAACTGTATTGATaaccataaactttttcaagtCATACTTGTATGGAACATAGTTTCCATGCCAACCAACAACATCAAATGGAGAATGACCCTGAGAACAGcgaattattgaaatattttcattgaCAACTAACTTGTTTGGCCTGGAACCAGGATCCTTGATACTTGTTGATAATGGTAAATTCAACATCGAGATCTTCAAACCATGCGACTGGAGCCTCAAAGTCTCTTGGATTGGCAAGACCATTTGCTCCAATTGGTCCAAGATCAGGAAGTTGGAAGTGAGTTCCGTATACTTCTAAAATGTATCCACGAGATGGTCCACGAACAGCCACGGAGAAGCGAATACCTAGAATATTGATAAGGATTGGATTTTGATTCAATGTTTTTGTATgagtgttttaaaaaaaccttggGGAATCACAGCAATCTCTTGTGGATTAACGAGCAGACGTCCAAACTCTGTGGTGATTTCCAAGGCACCTTGTTGTGGAACTGAATCATTTAATCATTTAAAAGTatactttttcctttttctataTACCAATCAAGAAATCTCCATCAGAATTATACATTGCCGTATGCTCCATACTGGCGTTGCACGAGAATTGATGAATTGCCAATCCAGTGCGACTAATAACATCTCCACCACCGCAAACAGTGTAGAGATTATCCACAAAAGTAACACCTTCTTTTGTTGGAAGTGGGAAAGGATTCCAGCGATATTGATTTGGATTTGGAGGGATTGAAGAAAAGTTGTTGGTCCAATGTTGGTCATTCTCTTTCATTGCCTCGAATGGTCGGTGAATTACCGATGGACGAATACGGTAGAGCCACGAACGTTGATTTTGTGATCGGGGAGCTGTGAAAGCAGTTCCACTGAGCTGTTCCGCATAAAGCCCATGGGAACACTTCTGGAAAGCTATTGAAGTTActtaggaaaaataaaaaattttcgctcCCGGGTGGGCTCGAACCACCAACCTTTCGGTTAACAGCCGAACGCGCTGCCTATTGCGCCACGGAAGCACGTTTCCCACAAAGTTGTGAAAGGTGCACATACCTGCGGTGAGTTTTGTCCAACAGGCAATGCATCAGGTACTCTTGGATCCGAAGTAGCATGTTCGTTGCCGAACCCAGTAAGgtattttaactgaaaaacatGAGATCAATAATAAATGAGCAAATTCCATGAAGCGTTGGAACAAATATAGATGGAAAAAGCCATAGAGCttcttgttgtttttgtgtttttttcttgagtGATTAGTCATCACATAGAGACATAAAGAAAGAGaggaataaattgaatttggcagtttttatatttgatttttctcgagATTACAGGTTTTTCGTGAGTTGTTCTACCACCAGTTCTCGTGGGATTTTTTGTGCTGCTATAATCGTTAGAACGAAAGAGCAGAAGTACGTCGTAAATTCGAATGCACTTACGACAAAATTCACTTAACGTTTTGTCCAACCCAAGTCTGATTggtcaataaaaatttcaaattgggcgaaaaaaaaccagcctgaaagtttgaattctggctcaaaaattttctatatcttctgaaaatgaaaagagcTCAGCGGGCATAATATCGTAATATTGTACACCGGTAATTGAAGTAGGGAAAGTAATATGTATAAATGATAGTATTACTATACCACTCTCGGAGTCTGATGTCTTTTACTTGTCAGCTagtaaaaaatccaatatcaTCCAGAAGTCGTAAGAAATCTCACAGCTGAAGACAAGTATTTTcagctagaaaaaaaaacaaaaatactaGTAGAGACCCTACGCCGATTtttgatcgttttttttttcttgcctTTTTTCTACTCAAAAAACCGACAAATACGGTGAGTGTGAGAATAtatataaaaatgagaaaagaggGAGAAAACCACGGAAAAACGAAGAAGTAGAAGCCGAAGAAATGGGTGACAGAGGGACAAAACAAGTCCCCAGAGATGAAAGAAGGGGGTGAACACCACTCAGCCGTGGACAAATTTCcataaaagttggaaaattggagtatgctgctgctgctgctagGGAGTAAAGGCCCGAGTTTTGACGTAGCATATTCGATATATGAATATATGGAGAGTATTAGAGATATGAAGCAGGAACTTTGAAGATGGAAAAGAAGATGCAGATATTGGAGACTTTGTTTCACAATCCCAAATGGTTTGAATTATAGAATTAGTTAGTTTTGAACTGTTAGAACATATGAAAATAGGatcatagttttcaaaaaagtgaaaccaAGCTAAATATGAGTAGAAGTAATCATTCTATTGTGAAACAAGGATCGATCAAGCTTCTAGTTCTGAAAAGCATGTTTTCCGTAATTTTCATATTATCATGAAGTTTCAAGAAACAAATGTAAGCAACATACTTCTTCGACTTAAGTTATTATTAGCTCTATTATTAGCATTTCTCATAAATCTGGGATTTGTCTAACTAATTCGAAAGGAGAGATAAGCCATAGAAATCCATATGAACAAAGTTCAAGGGAAGCCATGATTGAATTTTGGGGATGAGGTcataatgtgtttttttacGATAAGCTGTTTCAGATATCATCTGTCTATTTAAAAGTGTTCATATACACTTTTAAGCTCTCTTCAAAATGgcataaattttattttgataatttcggTCTAAAAGTAGATTTGTGCGACTGGTAACTTTTgtcaaattaaaatcaaaacggTACAGGAAATACgaataatataatttaaattgttttatatCTCCAGAAAGTTtcaatcaaagttttggcaaatagCCATATAACTTGAGCTTTGTGACTTTTTGAGagattttgaggttttttttatttttattttcgaaacccttataattgaaaacaattaacaCAAAAACCTCgtagaaaaactttttggtcgacttccaaaattaggataggtgaaaactgagtaaaTTACACATTTCTAGAAGTACTCTAGTTTGTGGCAATTATaagaaaagtagaaaatgtCAGAGTCGAAATTATGAATGAACGGAGTATGAATTTGTCGTTCATCATCTTCACTTTTCGTCGGCAACATCGGTTGACGAGATGCTGCCAAATTGAATTGAATGCAATGTGTGTGTAGAAAGAGGAAAGAAGGGGGTAAATTGCACCACAAGCACTCAATGAGAGGGACGTCCCAAGGAAAAAGGACCACACATTCACATACAATTTGTGcataatttgaagaaaaaggaagaagtgagagagagagaaatgaagaaaagaagaaaaacgagGGGCAAATGGATTTGTAAATGTAAAtgtgtgtgtatgtatgtGTGCAACAAATGGACGGAAATGGACTGAAGAAGACGGATGactatgagaaaaataaatgaaaaaactgAAGGC containing:
- the C31H5.7 gene encoding DUF4440 domain-containing protein (Confirmed by transcript evidence), with amino-acid sequence MRFPVLILLSMILSSVSTSKWDASTVASHFLSEFEKALNSKDAFKILAHFSPQKGNNDISTRKLIKELSNWHGSFNNARFTRKTGGDVEVSVVFSNPQVQRRLKKTEFVLESNGVMSYSGWTIKSMTNIITVRTP
- the C31H5.4 gene encoding Nematode Specific Peptide family, group A (Confirmed by transcript evidence) → MLYTIAAVGACAYFATTDSIVKKVVVDTVKAVVWPTSDEQVAEKMKEKKTDKEDADWALY
- the C31H5.6 gene encoding BAAT/acyl-CoA thioester hydrolase protein (Confirmed by transcript evidence); the encoded protein is MKHLHIDKPDTLQPEHVHITASGLQPDRTYRFDMKLRHNYGSHAAYCVMKADKDGNIDLKEQKPLRGTYFEADGMGLFLSMTPSEDFAYGGYLRCTPPIPFFYLLQLSDDSGTKLDEMYIKKHWMHPLLTRTEIEYDGFCGTLFKPPGDGPFPCVMDISGTGGGLHEHKGAMLASEGFVVICVAFFQFKDLPYKLEDVDVEYFLKPIEFVLGLSYTTNMLGIQGVSFGATIVDLLSTRYPQIKAVVSINGPHAQCSYSLLKEHGKQMIVPELDDSKLYFLNTILVTAPCFKTLTPILTEENSIPWHWIPKETAFRLIGSVDDLCAPSIHSNLHIQKKLQETGHYVELELVNGGHIMEPPYFPHHDIVYAKFQGFYCGYGGEIVLHAKSQERTWANTINFFKRKLGSPPPMPDWTRLFIVNAPLKPIENRSRL
- the C31H5.6 gene encoding BAAT/Acyl-CoA thioester hydrolase C-terminal domain-containing protein (Confirmed by transcript evidence); translated protein: MGLFLSMTPSEDFAYGGYLRCTPPIPFFYLLQLSDDSGTKLDEMYIKKHWMHPLLTRTEIEYDGFCGTLFKPPGDGPFPCVMDISGTGGGLHEHKGAMLASEGFVVICVAFFQFKDLPYKLEDVDVEYFLKPIEFVLGLSYTTNMLGIQGVSFGATIVDLLSTRYPQIKAVVSINGPHAQCSYSLLKEHGKQMIVPELDDSKLYFLNTILVTAPCFKTLTPILTEENSIPWHWIPKETAFRLIGSVDDLCAPSIHSNLHIQKKLQETGHYVELELVNGGHIMEPPYFPHHDIVYAKFQGFYCGYGGEIVLHAKSQERTWANTINFFKRKLGSPPPMPDWTRLFIVNAPLKPIENRSRL
- the C31H5.5 gene encoding uncharacterized protein (Confirmed by transcript evidence); translation: MNVPSTSSTRGYAKYQIRSSGMPRVLANESDVFTLDDVDVDEETDELKPNRITITKEEEKSRLVECNLDSDEEEDKTPPKEDDKGQNIRLSSKNSSTVESKERCRLRDSFDLDNDDSLSDDLDLLPPIPGAPNANSSLCSKLHRFNCCNPRIPSKCTIM
- the hgo-1 gene encoding Homogentisate 1,2-dioxygenase (Confirmed by transcript evidence) — protein: MSEFDELKYLTGFGNEHATSDPRVPDALPVGQNSPQKCSHGLYAEQLSGTAFTAPRSQNQRSWLYRIRPSVIHRPFEAMKENDQHWTNNFSSIPPNPNQYRWNPFPLPTKEGVTFVDNLYTVCGGGDVISRTGLAIHQFSCNASMEHTAMYNSDGDFLIVPQQGALEITTEFGRLLVNPQEIAVIPQGIRFSVAVRGPSRGYILEVYGTHFQLPDLGPIGANGLANPRDFEAPVAWFEDLDVEFTIINKYQGSWFQAKQGHSPFDVVGWHGNYVPYKYDLKKFMVINTVSFDHCDPSIFTVLTAPSVKHGTAIADFVIFPPRWGCADNTFRPPYYHRNCMSEYMGLITGCYEAKEGGFKPGGGSLHSMMTPHGPDFNCFEMASNADLKPQRVAEGTMSFMFESSLNMAITNWAVYQNVDKDYYKDWQPLKKHFTMPK